The window GCCATGAGTTGCATCCCGTAGCAAATCCCAAGGAGCGGTATGCCGAGTTGAAAGATCCTCCCATCACACCGGAGGGCTCCTTCCTGGTAAACACTAGCCGGCCCGCCTGATAGTATGATACCCTTAGGATGCCTGCGTTCTATCTCTTCAGCCGAAATCCCATGGCCTACAATCTCAGAATAGACACCGAGTTCTCGCGTTTTTCTCGCGATGAGCATGCTGTATTGGGAGCCAAAGTCGAGAATTATGACCAGATCATGATCCATGTATCGCACCAGCCTTGACTGCTATCAACAGAATAATTCAACATCAAGTATACCAGAAGCATGTCCGGATGGATAGTCATGCCACTGTGAAAGCAAAAAGCTCCCCTTGATTAACCTCTCCCCCACCCAAAAGAGAATAGTCTTCTGTGCCGATGTAGCCGGACCTCGCCGCGATCAACCTCACTATTCTCGATTACGGCGCGCGGAATTCCCTCTACCATCTCCCTTGCCAGCTCCCTGCCCACTAGCCTGGCAGCTACGGCCCAGGCTCGATCCAATCTGCAACGACGCGTACGAGCATTATGGCCATCGCTGGCGATGATCTGAACCAATCTGCTCTCGATGAGGAATTCCGCCGCCCTGCGCGCATGAGGACCGAATTCGCCTGTTATGCTCCCTGCGCTGACTTGTCCGAGAGCCCCGCTCTGGAAAAATTCATAGAATGATCCAGGATCAGACATGATCCTGGCATTCCTTTCAGGATGGGCGATGATAGGAACATATCCTGCAGAAGCTAGGCTGAAGATCACGTGCTGGCTATATATAGGGATATCTTGAAAGGGAAGCTCTATCAATACATAACGCGATGCTCCCCCGATGGTGCAATACTCACCTGACTTCAGCCTTGAAAGAAGATCTATATCAATTGCGATCTCTGCTCCCGGCAGCAGCTTGAGATAGATACCTTTTCTAGAGATCTCCCGTCCCAGATCCCTAACATGAGACTGGATCATGTCCGGCCCTATCAGGGCTCCCCCCGGGAGAATGTGAGGTGTCGCTACAACAACTTCGGTGCCTCCAGAAACGGCATCATGAGCCATGAGCGTTGAAGTCTCAATTGAATCTGCCCCATCATCGATACCTGGGAGAATATGAGTGTGTATATCAATCATCTCAATCACCGGCCATTGATATTAGGACGAACGCGTAGTTCGCGCCCCTTCATTGTTGCTGGAATAGTAGTAATAGTAATAATACCCATAAGAAGCCTCATTCTTTACGTCATTGATCACAATACCCAGGATTCTACCCCGGGAATTCTCCAATAATGTCTTGGCCCTGACAGCAGCCTCCCTGGAAGTCGCTCCGAGTTTTAGCACCAGGAGGACCCCATCAACCCTGGGGGCCAATACAGCCGCATCTGTCACTGCGATAACAGGGGGGGTATCATAGACCACAATATCGGCCTCTTGAGACAATGCTTGAATTACGGAATTCATGGCGCCCGATCCAAGAAGTTCCGCCGGGTTCGGCGGCAGGGGACCGCTGGTGAGGATACGGAGCCCACGAATCCTAGAATCCTGCAGGGCATCCACACCGTTTCCGCCCAGAAGCATGTTGGTAAGGCCGACATCATTTTTCAGGGAAAACAGGCTATGAAGCCGTGGTCGCCTCAGGTCTGCGTCCACGAGGATTACCTGCTTTCCTGACTGGGCGAAAGCAATGGAAAGATTTGCGGCTACTGTGCTTTTCCCCTCTCCGGGTCCGGTGCTCGTCAAAAGCAAGCTCTTTAGGGGCTTGTCCAAAGACGCAAATTGCAGATTCGTCCTGAGAGTCCTAAATGCCTCGGTGACCGGCGATCTGGGGTCATGATACGCAATAAGTGTTTTCTCAGGGTGTTCCTTTGTTGGCAAATCAAGTCACCACCTGAAGGTTTGCAAAAGCGCAAGAACAAATGTGAAGTCAGATGCTGGAACTCACCCCGCTGCTTGCTACTCGTTTCTTGCGGAATCGCTTCATACTTGGAATGAATCCCAGGATGGGGAGTCCAAGCGCCTTTTCAACTTCTTCCTGACTCCTAAATGAAACATCCATGAACTCTCTTATGAACGCCAGTCCCAGACCGATGAATAGGCCGAGAAAAGCAGCAACTGCCACATTAAGAAGCTTTCGTGGCCTGATTGGAATTTGAGGGACAATAGCCCGATCTAGCGGC is drawn from Bacillota bacterium and contains these coding sequences:
- a CDS encoding tyrosine protein phosphatase, which encodes MIEMIDIHTHILPGIDDGADSIETSTLMAHDAVSGGTEVVVATPHILPGGALIGPDMIQSHVRDLGREISRKGIYLKLLPGAEIAIDIDLLSRLKSGEYCTIGGASRYVLIELPFQDIPIYSQHVIFSLASAGYVPIIAHPERNARIMSDPGSFYEFFQSGALGQVSAGSITGEFGPHARRAAEFLIESRLVQIIASDGHNARTRRCRLDRAWAVAARLVGRELAREMVEGIPRAVIENSEVDRGEVRLHRHRRLFSFGWGRG
- a CDS encoding CpsD/CapB family tyrosine-protein kinase, whose translation is MPTKEHPEKTLIAYHDPRSPVTEAFRTLRTNLQFASLDKPLKSLLLTSTGPGEGKSTVAANLSIAFAQSGKQVILVDADLRRPRLHSLFSLKNDVGLTNMLLGGNGVDALQDSRIRGLRILTSGPLPPNPAELLGSGAMNSVIQALSQEADIVVYDTPPVIAVTDAAVLAPRVDGVLLVLKLGATSREAAVRAKTLLENSRGRILGIVINDVKNEASYGYYYYYYYSSNNEGARTTRSS